A region from the Persephonella sp. genome encodes:
- the dnaE gene encoding DNA polymerase III subunit alpha translates to MSKDFVHLHLHTHYSLLDGAIKIPDLAQKAVEYGYKAVGMTDHGNIFGAVQFYQEMKKVGIKPIIGMEAYFTSNRFEKKGKGSDDILSDRNYHLILHAKDKTGFKNLMKLSSLAYTEGFYYKPRIDWELLEKYHEGLICQTACLKGFVPQLLSQGKFDEAYEQAKRLKDIFGDDLYFEIQINGLPEQEEANKGIIKLAEKLGVKIVATNDSHYLNPEDQKAHDIIKALQMKLTLKQLKEKGRAFKVGGLHFTTPEEMYQKFKGYEFALKNTVEIAEKCNVEIETAETRGYLFPKFQIPGLDREATEEEKAQYFEKLAWEGLEKRLSEKKNISKQQLNNYKERLKYEIDVIKQMGFPEYFLIVQDFINHAKKSGIPVGPGRGSAAGSLVAYTLGITDVDPLQHGLIFERFLNPDRISMPDIDVDFCMENRPKIIEYVKNKYGENAVAQIITYNFMKSKMVLRDVARVLGFSYSEADKIAKMILPGPVQGSTLSIEENLEANPEFRKLYETDQRVKELIDLAKKLEGMARHTGIHAAGVVIAPGALDDYVPVYVDKDGTKATQFDMNTLEMLGLVKMDFLGLKTLTELDYMRKLVKERHGKDIDFLKLPIDDEKVYKLLQSGKTTGVFQLESKGMQNLLTRLKPTKFDEIIAILALFRPGPLMSGMVDDFIDRKHGRKPVEYPFEEVKEILEETYGLVIYQEQIMFIANILSGFSMAEADTLRKAIGKKKADVMAKMKDRFISGAVERGFDRQKVQKLWDDIEKFASYSFNKSHSTAYAYLTYWTAYIKTYYPEEFFAVKLSTEGNDDKFLNLLLDMEDFGIKLLPPDVNRSRAEFSIEDKGKIRFGLARIKNVGDQSAKDIVSEREKNGDFRDIFDIAERLDSKKLNKRVLEALIKAGAFDFSGIDRGVMLATVDKALSAGQKSREHKALGQNSLLGLLENKDIKPVVGYEKAEVLPEKKKLDFEKEVLGFYLSGHPLKAYEKELRNYVTKINRLIEKKTGDKARIAGVISDIKRKKTRSGSTMAILTVQDETGIIDVRAFTDKMEDSSFLTEDKIVIIEGTLEINEEQERVSMNATDITPIEAVNKNVNAVRFILTKEKALNGVAQKIKELCQKHKGEKDVIIEIYEPGRFRCEIAANSNYSVAITDEFKQEISKILSPEEFHFE, encoded by the coding sequence ATGTCAAAGGACTTTGTTCACCTTCACCTCCACACACACTACTCACTTCTTGATGGGGCTATAAAAATTCCTGATCTTGCCCAAAAAGCTGTTGAATACGGTTATAAAGCTGTAGGGATGACAGATCACGGAAATATATTCGGTGCTGTTCAGTTTTATCAAGAGATGAAAAAAGTTGGAATAAAGCCAATCATCGGAATGGAGGCATACTTCACCTCAAATAGATTTGAAAAAAAAGGAAAAGGTTCTGACGACATTCTCTCAGATAGAAACTACCACCTCATTCTCCACGCAAAAGATAAAACTGGCTTTAAAAACCTGATGAAATTGTCTTCCCTTGCATACACAGAAGGTTTTTATTACAAACCAAGAATAGATTGGGAACTTCTTGAGAAATACCATGAAGGTCTTATATGCCAGACGGCATGCCTTAAAGGATTTGTTCCACAGCTTTTGTCACAGGGAAAATTTGATGAGGCTTACGAGCAGGCGAAAAGACTGAAAGATATATTTGGAGATGATCTGTATTTTGAGATACAGATAAATGGTCTGCCGGAGCAGGAAGAGGCAAATAAAGGGATAATTAAACTTGCTGAAAAACTGGGTGTGAAAATAGTTGCAACTAATGACTCTCATTACCTAAATCCTGAAGATCAGAAAGCCCACGACATAATAAAAGCTCTACAGATGAAACTCACCCTTAAACAGCTAAAAGAAAAGGGAAGGGCTTTTAAGGTTGGAGGTCTTCACTTTACAACTCCTGAGGAGATGTACCAGAAGTTCAAAGGTTATGAATTTGCTCTGAAAAACACTGTGGAAATAGCTGAAAAATGCAATGTTGAGATAGAGACAGCTGAAACAAGAGGATACCTGTTTCCTAAGTTCCAGATACCTGGTTTAGACAGGGAAGCCACAGAAGAAGAAAAGGCACAGTATTTTGAAAAGCTGGCATGGGAAGGTCTTGAAAAAAGGTTATCAGAGAAAAAAAATATTTCCAAACAGCAACTAAATAACTACAAAGAAAGACTAAAGTATGAGATAGATGTTATAAAACAGATGGGATTTCCTGAATATTTCTTAATAGTTCAGGATTTTATTAATCATGCAAAAAAAAGCGGTATTCCTGTTGGTCCCGGCAGAGGGAGTGCCGCAGGTTCGCTGGTTGCATATACTCTTGGGATAACAGATGTTGATCCCCTCCAGCACGGTCTTATCTTTGAGAGATTTTTAAATCCAGACAGGATATCAATGCCTGACATAGATGTTGATTTCTGTATGGAAAACAGACCTAAGATTATAGAGTATGTAAAAAACAAATACGGTGAGAATGCTGTTGCCCAGATAATTACATATAACTTTATGAAATCAAAAATGGTTTTAAGAGATGTTGCAAGGGTTCTGGGATTTTCTTATTCGGAAGCTGACAAAATTGCCAAAATGATACTACCGGGACCGGTTCAGGGATCAACCTTAAGCATAGAGGAAAACCTTGAGGCAAATCCAGAGTTTAGAAAACTTTATGAAACAGACCAGAGGGTAAAAGAGTTAATAGACCTTGCAAAAAAACTTGAAGGAATGGCAAGACATACAGGTATACATGCAGCCGGTGTTGTTATCGCTCCAGGTGCCCTTGATGATTACGTTCCTGTTTATGTTGATAAAGACGGGACAAAAGCAACCCAGTTTGATATGAACACACTTGAGATGCTTGGTCTTGTCAAGATGGACTTTCTGGGGCTTAAAACCTTAACAGAGCTTGATTATATGAGAAAGCTGGTAAAGGAAAGACATGGAAAAGATATTGACTTTTTGAAACTTCCTATAGATGATGAAAAAGTTTATAAACTTCTCCAATCTGGAAAAACAACTGGCGTTTTCCAGCTTGAATCCAAAGGAATGCAAAATCTTCTTACAAGGTTAAAACCAACTAAGTTTGACGAGATAATAGCAATCCTTGCTCTTTTCAGACCGGGACCTTTAATGTCAGGAATGGTAGATGATTTTATAGATAGAAAACATGGAAGAAAACCTGTTGAATACCCATTTGAGGAAGTAAAGGAGATACTTGAGGAAACTTACGGACTTGTAATCTATCAAGAACAGATAATGTTCATAGCCAACATTCTCTCAGGTTTTTCCATGGCAGAAGCTGACACACTCAGAAAAGCGATCGGTAAGAAAAAAGCCGATGTGATGGCAAAAATGAAAGACAGATTTATATCAGGTGCTGTTGAAAGAGGATTTGACAGACAGAAGGTTCAAAAACTATGGGACGACATAGAAAAGTTTGCATCTTACTCATTTAATAAATCCCACTCTACAGCCTACGCTTATCTTACCTACTGGACAGCATACATAAAGACTTATTACCCTGAGGAATTTTTTGCTGTAAAACTATCAACAGAAGGGAATGACGATAAATTCCTCAACCTCCTTCTTGATATGGAAGATTTTGGTATAAAGCTCCTTCCACCTGATGTAAACAGATCAAGAGCTGAGTTCAGCATTGAAGACAAAGGAAAAATCAGATTTGGTCTTGCAAGGATAAAAAATGTAGGAGATCAATCAGCAAAAGACATTGTGTCTGAAAGAGAAAAAAATGGAGATTTCAGGGACATATTTGATATAGCAGAAAGGCTTGATTCAAAAAAATTGAACAAAAGGGTTCTTGAAGCTTTAATAAAAGCAGGAGCCTTTGATTTTTCAGGTATTGACAGGGGAGTTATGCTGGCAACGGTAGATAAAGCATTATCTGCGGGACAAAAATCAAGAGAACATAAGGCTTTAGGACAGAATTCTCTCCTTGGTTTACTTGAGAATAAAGACATAAAACCTGTCGTTGGATATGAAAAGGCTGAGGTTCTTCCTGAAAAGAAAAAACTTGATTTTGAAAAAGAGGTTCTTGGTTTTTACCTATCAGGACATCCGTTGAAAGCTTATGAAAAAGAGCTTAGAAATTATGTTACTAAGATAAATAGACTTATAGAAAAGAAAACAGGGGATAAAGCAAGAATAGCAGGTGTTATATCAGACATAAAGAGGAAAAAAACAAGATCAGGTTCAACAATGGCGATCTTAACAGTTCAGGACGAAACTGGAATAATAGATGTTAGGGCATTTACCGATAAGATGGAGGACAGTTCATTTTTGACAGAAGATAAAATTGTTATTATTGAGGGAACTTTAGAAATAAACGAAGAACAGGAGAGAGTATCAATGAATGCCACAGACATAACTCCTATAGAAGCAGTAAACAAAAATGTTAATGCAGTAAGATTTATACTCACGAAAGAAAAAGCTCTCAACGGTGTAGCCCAGAAAATAAAAGAGCTTTGTCAAAAACATAAAGGTGAAAAAGATGTGATAATTGAGATATACGAGCCGGGAAGATTTAGATGTGAAATAGCCGCAAACAGCAATTATTCTGTAGCCATTACAGACGAATTTAAACAGGAGATATCAAAGATACTGTCTCCTGAAGAATTCCATTTTGAGTAA